One genomic region from Thermodesulfobacteriota bacterium encodes:
- the rplI gene encoding 50S ribosomal protein L9, which yields MQVILIEDIKAMGKEGQIIKVTDGYARNFLLPQSKALEATPKNIALWEKKKAEIRARLEREKAKAVELSKKIESGLCIIKHKVGKNDKLYGSVTTSDIADCLAAQGINIDRKKIQMAEPIKSLGEFSVSIRLYPEITATARVQIVKNE from the coding sequence ATGCAGGTCATACTAATAGAAGATATAAAGGCCATGGGCAAAGAAGGGCAAATAATAAAGGTTACCGATGGCTATGCCCGGAACTTTCTTTTGCCTCAAAGCAAGGCATTAGAGGCCACACCTAAAAATATAGCCCTCTGGGAAAAAAAGAAGGCCGAGATACGAGCCAGACTGGAGAGGGAAAAGGCTAAGGCCGTTGAACTATCTAAAAAAATAGAGTCCGGCTTATGTATCATTAAACATAAAGTAGGTAAAAATGACAAACTCTATGGCTCGGTAACTACATCCGATATAGCCGATTGTCTTGCGGCGCAGGGTATTAACATAGATCGTAAGAAGATACAGATGGCCGAACCCATAAAGAGTCTGGGGGAGTTTTCCGTATCTATAAGGCTCTATCCAGAGATTACGGCTACTGCCAGGGTACAGATTGTAAAGAATGAATGA
- a CDS encoding DUF2232 domain-containing protein, whose protein sequence is MEERTGGIPWKGILRGTMVVSFFCLSPGTIPILGSIIGIFTPIATLFYLVKLGWGYGLAVLGIALVFSIFLWPLFGSGSEYFFVEILILGPVLFSFLKRGFSITKTVGYATGLLLLLLSAYLILWGIKTGYNPYQAVVSEINRGMESSLRFYEPLNLPKTTVGAMRDALQDIKILVARLWPGFAAASLLVLVWMNVWLGDRILERYGLVNFQFGDLSQWSLPDVLVWLVILGAGLALLPYPGPQTVGTNLLIFFAMAYLFQGLAIVSFYLKKYGFSRFKRILLYSLIWIQTYMIIIVALVGLFDIWADFRRLKKAAD, encoded by the coding sequence TTGGAAGAGAGAACTGGCGGAATCCCCTGGAAAGGTATCCTCCGGGGGACAATGGTGGTTTCTTTCTTTTGTTTATCCCCGGGTACCATACCAATTTTAGGTAGTATCATTGGTATTTTTACGCCCATAGCTACCCTTTTTTATCTGGTCAAGCTAGGGTGGGGCTATGGCCTGGCAGTCCTGGGTATCGCCCTTGTCTTTTCCATCTTTTTGTGGCCCTTGTTTGGAAGTGGCTCTGAGTACTTTTTTGTAGAAATTCTCATATTGGGGCCGGTCCTCTTTAGCTTCCTCAAGAGGGGTTTTTCCATCACTAAAACAGTAGGTTACGCTACCGGCCTCTTGCTTTTATTGCTATCCGCATACCTGATCTTATGGGGCATTAAGACCGGATATAATCCTTATCAGGCAGTGGTTTCTGAAATTAACCGGGGCATGGAATCCTCCCTTCGTTTTTATGAGCCGCTAAACCTTCCAAAAACCACAGTGGGGGCTATGCGAGATGCCTTACAGGATATTAAAATACTGGTGGCCAGGCTTTGGCCGGGTTTTGCCGCAGCCTCTTTATTAGTATTGGTATGGATGAATGTCTGGCTTGGTGACCGCATCCTGGAGCGCTATGGTCTGGTGAATTTTCAATTTGGCGACCTGTCGCAATGGAGCCTTCCGGACGTTCTCGTCTGGTTGGTCATCTTGGGCGCCGGGTTGGCCCTCCTACCCTACCCTGGTCCACAGACTGTGGGCACAAATCTTCTGATTTTTTTTGCTATGGCCTATCTTTTCCAGGGCCTGGCTATAGTAAGTTTTTATCTCAAAAAATATGGATTTTCCCGTTTTAAAAGGATATTATTATACAGCTTAATATGGATTCAGACCTACATGATAATAATTGTAGCGCTGGTGGGGCTGTTTGACATCTGGGCGGACTTCCGGAGATTAAAGAAAGCAGCGGATTAA
- the rpsR gene encoding 30S ribosomal protein S18: protein MANYNPRKRTFIRRKICRFCADRSLKIDYKDSRTLRFFITERGKILPKRISGNCAVHQRQLTLAIKRARNIALLPYTITITK, encoded by the coding sequence ATGGCTAATTATAATCCAAGAAAGAGAACATTTATCCGTCGTAAAATATGTCGTTTCTGCGCCGACCGTAGCTTGAAAATCGACTATAAAGATTCCCGCACCCTTAGATTCTTTATTACCGAAAGAGGCAAAATTTTACCGAAGCGTATCTCCGGTAATTGCGCCGTACACCAGCGCCAACTTACCCTGGCCATTAAGCGCGCCCGTAATATTGCCCTGTTACCATACACGATTACTATCACTAAATAG